A single genomic interval of Myxosarcina sp. GI1 harbors:
- a CDS encoding M1 family metallopeptidase: protein MSHNYSYFDVEERPSFELPGAKPHYNPDRPGQVNHIKLDLELDIPQKSFAGTCTITITPIRSGIEQLTLDAVDLEIESVLVDEVSQNFDYDGEQIKIDLSQPTTTEAVKVAIAYKVEQPQRGLYFISPTEHYPNKPTQVWTQGEDEDSRFWFPCFDYPGQLATSEIRVRVPQEYMAVSNGELVNTETVGKDKIYHWHQQQVHPTYLMTLAVGDFAEIKDKWRDIPVNYYVEKGREADGKRSMEKTPRMVEFLSKKYGYDYPYPKYAQVCVDDFIFGGMENTSTTLLTDRCLLDERAKIDNMRTESLVLHELAHQWFGDLVVIKHWSHAWIKEGMASYAEVFWTEAEYGKDDAAYYLLNEARTYIEEDSSRYRRPIVTNVYREAIELYDRHLYEKGACVYHMIRAVLGDELFDKAIQTFVNDNAHRTVETIDLLRAIDKATGYNLSPLFDRYVFRGGHPDFKVAYSWDGDSNLACITVTQEQAKKELSGSNSELFDLKISLAFGYIGDKKPKLQPFSLRIHQKEQSFYFPLDKKPDFISFDVDNNWLKTVNLQYPVTELKNQLQHDPDPISRIYAAAALTKKGGLEIVKALGKALKSDRFWGVRVEVAKQLGKIKLDQATETLMSGLNDADARVRRAVIEALSNFKNASCYNTIAQCLNKGDASYYTEAACARSIGGMVAGNLKEKQSEAISLLQQVLENRGGWNEVVRSGAIAGLSKMKTVPEAVDIISEYTKPDVPQPLRLAAIRSLGTVSTGQTPDKVGAILERLEAIAGESFFLTQVAVVSALSQMETSGAIAILNALAAQTPDGRVRRRAEEAVTKVQKNLGSDKAVKELRQELDLLKQDNQELKSRLEKLEAKEQ, encoded by the coding sequence TACCCCAGAAAAGTTTTGCGGGAACCTGTACCATTACTATAACTCCAATACGTTCTGGTATCGAACAGCTAACTCTCGATGCAGTAGATTTAGAAATCGAATCGGTTTTAGTCGATGAAGTAAGTCAGAATTTTGACTATGACGGCGAACAAATAAAGATTGACTTATCCCAACCGACCACTACCGAAGCAGTAAAAGTAGCGATCGCCTATAAAGTAGAACAGCCACAACGAGGACTTTACTTTATCAGCCCTACCGAACACTATCCCAACAAACCCACTCAGGTATGGACGCAGGGAGAGGATGAGGACTCCAGGTTTTGGTTTCCCTGCTTTGACTATCCAGGACAGTTAGCTACCTCCGAAATTCGCGTCCGCGTTCCCCAAGAATACATGGCAGTATCCAACGGGGAATTAGTCAACACCGAAACTGTCGGCAAAGACAAGATCTATCACTGGCACCAACAGCAGGTTCATCCTACTTATCTAATGACTTTGGCGGTAGGAGACTTTGCCGAGATTAAAGATAAATGGCGCGATATTCCCGTTAACTATTACGTAGAGAAAGGACGAGAGGCAGATGGCAAACGCAGCATGGAAAAAACGCCGCGCATGGTCGAGTTTCTCTCTAAGAAATACGGCTATGACTATCCCTATCCCAAATACGCTCAAGTTTGCGTTGATGATTTTATCTTTGGCGGGATGGAGAATACTTCCACTACTCTGCTTACCGATCGCTGTTTGTTAGACGAACGGGCAAAGATCGACAATATGCGTACGGAAAGTTTGGTGTTGCACGAATTAGCGCATCAATGGTTTGGCGACTTGGTAGTAATCAAACACTGGTCGCACGCCTGGATTAAAGAGGGTATGGCTTCTTATGCCGAAGTTTTTTGGACGGAAGCCGAATACGGCAAAGACGACGCGGCTTATTATCTGTTAAATGAAGCCCGTACCTATATCGAAGAAGACAGTTCGCGCTATCGTCGTCCCATTGTTACTAACGTCTATCGCGAGGCGATCGAACTTTACGATCGCCATCTCTATGAAAAAGGTGCCTGCGTCTATCACATGATTCGCGCAGTATTGGGAGATGAACTATTCGATAAAGCCATTCAAACTTTTGTAAACGACAATGCCCATCGGACAGTAGAAACCATAGATTTATTGCGGGCGATCGACAAAGCCACTGGCTATAATTTATCACCTTTATTCGATCGCTATGTCTTTCGCGGCGGTCATCCCGATTTTAAAGTAGCCTATAGTTGGGATGGGGATAGCAATTTAGCCTGTATAACCGTAACTCAAGAACAGGCTAAAAAAGAACTTTCGGGTAGCAACAGCGAACTATTCGATCTTAAAATTTCACTTGCTTTTGGCTATATTGGCGATAAAAAACCAAAACTACAACCTTTTAGCCTCCGCATCCATCAAAAAGAGCAAAGCTTCTATTTTCCTTTAGACAAAAAACCCGACTTTATTAGCTTTGATGTAGACAATAACTGGCTAAAAACCGTCAATTTACAGTATCCCGTTACCGAACTTAAAAATCAACTGCAACACGACCCCGATCCGATTTCTCGTATCTATGCTGCCGCAGCACTTACTAAAAAAGGCGGTTTGGAAATAGTCAAAGCTTTAGGTAAAGCTCTGAAAAGCGATCGCTTCTGGGGTGTAAGGGTAGAAGTTGCCAAACAACTCGGTAAAATTAAACTCGACCAGGCTACCGAAACTTTAATGTCTGGGCTAAATGATGCCGATGCCAGGGTGCGTCGCGCCGTTATCGAAGCTTTGAGTAATTTTAAGAATGCTTCTTGCTACAACACGATCGCCCAATGCCTAAATAAAGGTGATGCCAGTTACTACACTGAAGCTGCCTGCGCTCGTAGCATAGGGGGAATGGTAGCAGGTAATCTCAAAGAAAAACAGTCTGAGGCAATTTCCCTACTGCAACAAGTCTTAGAAAATCGTGGAGGTTGGAATGAAGTAGTACGTTCAGGCGCGATCGCTGGCTTGAGCAAAATGAAAACCGTTCCCGAAGCGGTAGATATTATTAGCGAATACACCAAACCTGATGTACCGCAGCCTTTAAGACTCGCGGCAATTCGTTCTTTGGGTACGGTTTCTACGGGTCAAACACCCGACAAAGTTGGGGCAATTTTAGAACGCTTAGAAGCCATTGCGGGGGAATCTTTCTTTTTAACTCAAGTAGCAGTAGTTTCGGCTTTGAGTCAGATGGAAACTTCTGGCGCGATCGCGATTCTCAATGCCCTGGCAGCACAAACTCCCGATGGTAGGGTACGCCGTAGGGCAGAAGAAGCCGTTACCAAAGTGCAGAAAAATTTGGGTTCGGATAAGGCAGTTAAAGAGTTACGCCAAGAACTCGATTTGCTCAAACAAGATAATCAGGAATTGAAAAGTCGTTTGGAAAAATTAGAAGCAAAAGAACAGTGA